The segment TCTCCGCCGACCAGCGCAATGCCGTACCGATCAGCCAATGCGTGAAAACCGGCGGCAAATCCATGCAGCCAATCTTCATCGACATTCGGTAGTGTCAATGCCAACAATGCCCAGCGTGGCGTGGCTCCCATGGCAGCAAGGTCAGACAGATTGACCGCCAGAGCCCGGTGCCCGATAGCAGATGCCGGCGCATCCGGCGGAAAATGTACACCCGCCACTGAGGTATCGACACTGACTGCCAATTGCATGCCGTCGCCGGTAGCAAGGAGTGCACAGTCGTCACCCGGCCCCATCAATACGCCCGGAACCCCAGACAGATCACGATGGAAGTAGCGGGCAATCAGCTCGAATTCACCCGGCATGTCAGCGCAGGCGAGCCTGGGTTACCTCGGCGCTGCGCAGTCTCACTGCCAGCTTGTCGAGGATCCCGTTGACGTATTTGTGCCCATCAGTGGCACCAAACGTCTTGGCCAGCTCGACCCCTTCGTTGATCGCCACGCGATACGGTACGTCCATGCGTTTGGATAGCTCGTAAGCCCCAATACGCAGGATCGCGAGTTCAATTTCGTCGAGATCCTGCAAGCGACGATCCAATAGCGGGCTGATGCTGGCATCCAGCTCTTTCTGGAAGCGCGGCACGTTGTGCAGCAGCTCGTGGAAAAGTGCCTGGTCGGCGATGCGCATCACCTCGACCCAGTTTTCGTGCAGTTCAACGTCATCATCGATCGGCTGGCTACGGAACTCAGCTTCAATCGTCGTCATGCTCTTGCCGGTCATCTGCCACTGGTAGATGCCCTGCACGGCCAACTCACGCGCGGCACGACGTGCCTGCTGCTGCTTGGACGGTGCACGTTCGTTACGCTCTTTACGTTCGCTCACGCGTCACCTCCGAGAGCCTTGAGCAAGGAGACCATTTCCATCGCCGCCATGGCAGCTTCAGTACCCTTGTTGCCGGCTTTGGTGCCAGCACGCTCAATGGCCTGCTCAATGGAGTTGACCGTCAGCACGCCATTGGCGACCGGAGTA is part of the Cobetia sp. L2A1 genome and harbors:
- the nusB gene encoding transcription antitermination factor NusB — translated: MSERKERNERAPSKQQQARRAARELAVQGIYQWQMTGKSMTTIEAEFRSQPIDDDVELHENWVEVMRIADQALFHELLHNVPRFQKELDASISPLLDRRLQDLDEIELAILRIGAYELSKRMDVPYRVAINEGVELAKTFGATDGHKYVNGILDKLAVRLRSAEVTQARLR